In one Hypomesus transpacificus isolate Combined female chromosome 18, fHypTra1, whole genome shotgun sequence genomic region, the following are encoded:
- the LOC124480790 gene encoding zinc finger protein 385A-like — translation MTLLTSCVCVCVWSGTKHKTILEARSGLGPIKAYPRLGPKPVGEQGGGPVDPNTQERTFHCEICNVRVNSELQLKQHISSRRHRDGVAGKPNPLLSRHKKHRGADLTSTLSFSKDLTKALGAGLLPSPLAVAAAMAAAASSNQLALRAASSAHHHHHHHHPHHHLLQGPPLSHAILRPAPGPIRTTHGPILFSPY, via the exons ATGACATTGTTGacctcttgtgtttgtgtgtgtgtgtggtcaggtacCAAACACAAAACCATCCTGGAGGCCAGGAGCGGGCTGGGCCCCATCAAGGCGTACCCCCGCCTGGGCCCCAAGCCTGTTGGAGAGCAAGGAGGGGGGCCCGTGGACCCCAACACTCAGGAACGCACCTTCCACTGTGAGATCTGCAACGTGCGGGTCAACTCTGAACTGCAGCTCAAACAG CACATATCAAGTCGAAGGCACCGGGACGGCGTGGCGGGAAAGCCCAACCCCCTCCTCAGCCGGCACAAGAAGCACAGGGGAGCTGACCTCACG tccactCTCTCCTTTTCCAAGGATCTCACCAAAGCTTTGGGCGCAGGCCTCCTGCCCAGCCCCTTGGCTGTTGCCGCCGCGATGgccgccgccgcctcctccAACCAGCTGGCTCTCCGTGCAGCTAGCTccgcccaccaccaccaccaccaccaccacccccaccaccacctactGCAGGGCCCGCCTCTCAGCCACGCCATCCTGAGACCCGCACCGGGGCCTATCCGCACCACACACGGGCCGATCCTTTTCTCCCCTTATTGA